TACGCTGCCTACCCCTTCGTTCAGGTTAAGTTCACGCTGATAAGCGGTAACCTTTTCCTTGTGCTGTACTTTAACAAAGAGGTCGCCCATGGTTTGCTGAGAACCAAAATCTCCAAAAGACTGCTCAGAACCTTCTTTTTTATGTATTTCTCCGGAAAGCTCCCGGCTGGCCAGTTGGTGGGCTTCGTCAAACTTGCCCTCTGCAAGCAATGCTCTTACCTGAGGCAGAAACTGTGCAGCCCCTTTTTTGATCCCAAAATTGTAATCGGGATGAGCACCGGGCCCTCCGGCCCAAAGCGATTCTTCCGTAAACTGAATCTGCTCCTGCTCTACCTGTCCGAAAAACATAGCACCCATATAGCCATTGCCTATAGGTAAAGCCTGAAGCATCCAGTCTTCAGCAGGTTCGTCGTACCAGAGTTTTAGAGGGTTTGCATCTGTTTGTTCTTCGCTTTGCTCACCTACCATAGGGTTACAGGCAGTTAGTAAACTAGCGCAGATTGTAAGAGAAAGCAAGTACAGTTTATACATGAGGCTTTAAATCTTAAAAGGTAAATATTCGTGACAACACAAGCATATGAGGTTAGAGAGATACAACTAAATGTTGAGGTTCATTTTTATTAAAACAGTTAGCAAGGCCGCAAGAAAATTAAAAAACCATAGATACTAGCTTTGTGTACGTATATCAATAAAGATACATGCAAATAATTATACAAAATTTGCCAGCGCATAAGTAGAAACAAAGTAGTGGATGTGAGTGAGCTAAATGAAACTTTGAAAAAAGATAGTCAAACCTTAGGTAGTATGTTTTGCTTATGTGTCTTTTTTATTAAATGAGTAAAAGCATAGTAGATGAAAGCAATATTTTTTGCATATTCAGTGAAACATTTTGCTTTTGCGAATAAGACAATAAGTAGAGGTAGTAACAATCAATGTCTGCTACAGCGGATTGTACATCCTTCTACTATCCATCAACCTAAGACTACCCAAAATGAATGTACCGGAAACCGAGAGGGAAGAGGAAAAAAAGTGGGTTTGCGATATCAGAAAAGAAGACAAAAAAGCATTTAAAGCTGTGTATGATCGCTACGCAGACAAAGTGTACTATCTCTCATTAAAATTTCACCTAACAGAAGAAGAAGCAAAAGAAATGGTGCAAAGTGTTTTTTTGACACTTTGGGAAAAACGTGCCCACCTTCAGGAACATTTGTCTCTAAATGCTTTTTTGCTAACTATTACTAAAAACAGAATTCTCAACCTACACAAAAGAAAAGCAGTAGAAATTGCCGGAGTGCGGACTTACCTCAGGCTTAGAGATGAGGCCTGTACAACAACCGAAGATTATGTACTCTTTTCTAATATGGAGGAGCATACCCTGCGGTTTATAGACTCATTGCCCCCACGCAACCGACAGATATTTTTGCTTAGCAGAAAAGAGGGGCTGGATAGCGATACCATCGCCCGGCAATTAAACCTATCTAAAAGAACAGTAGAAAACAACATTTATCAGGCAGAAACGGCCATACGTCATTTTTTGAGTAGAAATAAAGTGCTGGAAAAGAGCATATTGTTTTTTATCGCCTGGATGGGCTTATAAATAATAATTTTTTTTTCTCGGCAACAGAGTAAACAGCAGGGCTGAATTGTATACAGAATACAACTACCTAAAA
This window of the Porifericola rhodea genome carries:
- a CDS encoding sigma-70 family RNA polymerase sigma factor gives rise to the protein MNVPETEREEEKKWVCDIRKEDKKAFKAVYDRYADKVYYLSLKFHLTEEEAKEMVQSVFLTLWEKRAHLQEHLSLNAFLLTITKNRILNLHKRKAVEIAGVRTYLRLRDEACTTTEDYVLFSNMEEHTLRFIDSLPPRNRQIFLLSRKEGLDSDTIARQLNLSKRTVENNIYQAETAIRHFLSRNKVLEKSILFFIAWMGL